The sequence GAGGGTGACCTGCTGATGCCCGCCGCCACCGCGACCCCCGATTGGATCAACTTCATGGCCCGCGAGGGACGGGGGCTGATCTGCGTGACCCTGACGTTCGAGCGGGCCCGCGCCCTTGACCTCGCCCCGATGGTGGGCGCGAGCACTGACCCTCACGGCACGGCCTTCACGGTCAGCGTGGACCACGTGAGCAACTCCACCGGCATCAGCGCCTATGATCGCGCTGCAACGGTGGCTGCTCTGATCGACCCGGACGCCAGCGGCACGGACTTCCGCCGCCCCGGCCACATCTTTCCGCTGGTCGCGCGGCCCGGAGGGGTGCTGCGCCGCGCCGGACACACCGAGGCCGCGTGTGACCTGGCGCGGCTGGCTGGATTCCCTCCCGCAGGAGTCATCTGCGAGGTGATGGGAGACGACGGCGAGATGAGCCGCTTACCTGATCTCTTGGCCTTCGGAAAGAAACACGGACTTTTGGTCGGCTCCATTGAGGCGCTGATCGCCCACCGGATGGAACACGATCCTTTCATGGCCCAAGTGGCGGAGGCGGACTTGCCCACCCAGTATGGGCCGTTTCGCATCGTGGGCTTTGAGGACACCCTCTCGGGGGCCGAACACGTCGCACTGGTGATGGGCGAAATCACGGAAGAACCGCTGCTGGTTCGCGTTCATTCCGAATGTCTGACCGGAGACGGCTTCCACTCCCTGCGCTGCGACTGCGGCTCGCAGCGCGACGCGGCCTTGCAGGCCATTGCGGAAGAAGGCCGGGGCGTGTTCGTGTACCTGCGGCAGGAGGGCCGGGGCATTGGGCTGCTGAATAAGATTCGTGCCTACGCCCTGCAAGACGCGGGCGCAGACACGGTAGAGGCCAACTTGCAGCTGGGCTTCCCTGCCGACGCCCGTGACTTCGGCATCGGCGCCCAGATGCTCCATCTGCTGGGTGCCCGGCACCTGCGGGTGCTGACCAACAATCCGCGCAAGCTGCACGCTCTTTCCGGCTTCGGGCTCACGG is a genomic window of Deinococcus sp. QL22 containing:
- a CDS encoding bifunctional 3,4-dihydroxy-2-butanone-4-phosphate synthase/GTP cyclohydrolase II; translation: MIPASESQSITLSSVPDLLAELRAGRPVILVDDEGRENEGDLLMPAATATPDWINFMAREGRGLICVTLTFERARALDLAPMVGASTDPHGTAFTVSVDHVSNSTGISAYDRAATVAALIDPDASGTDFRRPGHIFPLVARPGGVLRRAGHTEAACDLARLAGFPPAGVICEVMGDDGEMSRLPDLLAFGKKHGLLVGSIEALIAHRMEHDPFMAQVAEADLPTQYGPFRIVGFEDTLSGAEHVALVMGEITEEPLLVRVHSECLTGDGFHSLRCDCGSQRDAALQAIAEEGRGVFVYLRQEGRGIGLLNKIRAYALQDAGADTVEANLQLGFPADARDFGIGAQMLHLLGARHLRVLTNNPRKLHALSGFGLTVIERVPLHVGAGPHNAHYLATKHVKLGHLK